From Verrucomicrobiota bacterium, a single genomic window includes:
- a CDS encoding efflux RND transporter permease subunit, with product MLNRIVQFSLRFRGVVITLACVVIGYGLLVASHTKLDVFPEFAPPMVVIQTEAPGLSPEQVEQLVTRPVENGINGVPNLKSIRSQSIQGLSVVTIVFREDADIYRSRQMVGERLTQAAGDLPQGVAAPKMGALTSSTALMLAIGLTSTNRTPMELRTFADWTLRPRLLSVPGVAKVDVFGGDVRQLQIQVKPDRLIAYGLDIEDVLAAARKSTGVRGAGFVEDANARTIVRSEGQSLTPQQLGEMVLVHHNGVSVRLKEVADVAEAPEPKLGDALINGERGVILLPFSQYTANTMDVTLAVERALEEIKPLLVSEKITIQPRLFRPANFIQASLHNVNVSLLIGGVLVVVVLFLFLLDLRTAFISFVSIPLSLLAAVIVLDRFGATLNTLTLGGFAIAIGVVVDDAIIDVENILRRLRENRTLPQPRSLFQVVFDASLEVRSAVVYATFIVAAVFMPVLLMKGVQGRLFAPLGTSFVLAIMASLAVALTVTPALCHLLLSRIAPPPEPKYVSWLKQRHRHWLESLSKQPRTVLVSALLLCLGAAATLPFFGGAFLPEFREGHFVVHMAALPGTSLEESLRIGREVTAELLKNPHIRSVSQQAGRAEQGEDTWGTHYSELHVDLQPLSGEEAEGVMGEIRQALGKFPGLTFKILPFLAERMEETISGATAQFVINIFGDDLDVLDQKAIEIRQVVAQVAGAVDVEMESQPGLQETVARLRPERLLQLGFRPVEVMDAIQTAYQGTVVAQTYDANKVFDVAVILHPASRKSATTLGALMLRNADGLRVPLRELAEIYSGNSRYVVSHDGARRRQQVTCNIAAGDAAAFAKQVKEQITRKVSLPPGVYLVYTGSAEAQSQARRDLLIHSVIAAVGIVLLLAIEFGTARNLSLILANLPFALVGGVLAVFASGGLLSIGSLVGFVTLFGITMRNSIMMVSHFEHLVQKEGMTWGLDAVSRGASERLLPILMTALVTALGLFPLAIGAGEAGREIEGPMAIVILGGLLTSTVLNLLVLPTLALRYGRFEKNQV from the coding sequence ATGCTCAACCGCATCGTCCAATTCTCACTCCGGTTTCGCGGCGTGGTCATCACGCTGGCGTGCGTGGTCATTGGCTACGGCCTGCTCGTGGCGTCACACACCAAGCTGGATGTGTTTCCCGAATTCGCCCCGCCGATGGTCGTCATTCAAACCGAAGCGCCCGGCCTGTCGCCCGAACAGGTTGAACAGTTGGTCACGCGTCCGGTTGAGAACGGCATCAACGGCGTGCCGAATCTGAAATCCATCCGCTCGCAATCCATTCAGGGGCTTTCAGTCGTCACGATCGTGTTCCGCGAAGACGCCGACATTTACCGCTCGCGCCAGATGGTCGGCGAACGGCTGACGCAAGCCGCCGGTGATTTGCCACAGGGCGTGGCCGCGCCGAAGATGGGCGCGCTGACTTCATCAACCGCGTTGATGCTCGCCATCGGCTTGACTTCAACCAACCGCACGCCGATGGAACTGCGCACGTTCGCCGATTGGACCTTGCGGCCGCGTCTGCTCAGCGTGCCCGGCGTGGCCAAGGTGGATGTGTTCGGCGGCGATGTCCGGCAACTGCAAATTCAGGTCAAGCCCGACCGGCTCATCGCCTACGGTCTGGACATCGAAGACGTTTTGGCCGCAGCACGCAAGTCCACCGGCGTGCGCGGCGCTGGTTTTGTGGAGGATGCCAACGCCCGGACGATTGTTCGCAGCGAAGGACAATCCCTCACACCGCAGCAACTCGGCGAAATGGTGCTCGTCCATCACAACGGCGTCAGCGTTCGTTTGAAGGAGGTGGCCGATGTCGCGGAAGCGCCCGAGCCAAAACTTGGCGACGCGCTCATCAATGGCGAACGCGGCGTCATTCTGCTGCCGTTCAGTCAATACACCGCAAACACAATGGACGTGACGCTGGCCGTCGAACGCGCGTTGGAAGAAATCAAACCGCTGCTGGTCTCGGAAAAAATCACGATTCAGCCGCGCCTGTTCCGGCCTGCCAATTTCATTCAGGCGTCGCTGCACAATGTCAACGTGTCGCTGCTCATCGGCGGCGTGCTGGTCGTCGTGGTGCTGTTTTTGTTTCTGCTCGATTTGCGAACGGCGTTTATTTCATTTGTTTCCATTCCGCTGTCGCTGCTGGCGGCGGTTATTGTGCTCGACCGATTCGGCGCCACGCTCAACACGCTGACGCTGGGCGGATTCGCCATCGCCATTGGCGTGGTGGTGGACGATGCAATCATTGACGTGGAAAACATTTTGCGGCGGTTGCGGGAGAACCGGACGTTGCCGCAGCCCCGGTCGCTTTTTCAGGTCGTTTTCGACGCATCGCTGGAAGTGCGGAGCGCGGTCGTTTACGCGACGTTCATCGTGGCGGCGGTGTTCATGCCGGTGCTCTTGATGAAGGGCGTTCAAGGAAGATTGTTCGCGCCGCTGGGCACTTCGTTCGTCCTGGCCATCATGGCGTCGCTGGCCGTGGCGCTGACGGTTACGCCCGCGCTTTGCCATCTGCTGCTGTCGCGCATTGCCCCCCCTCCAGAGCCAAAGTACGTGAGCTGGCTCAAGCAGCGGCATCGCCATTGGCTGGAGTCATTGAGCAAACAGCCGCGCACGGTGCTTGTGTCTGCGTTGTTGTTGTGTTTGGGCGCGGCGGCGACGCTGCCTTTTTTCGGCGGCGCATTTCTTCCGGAATTCCGCGAAGGCCATTTCGTGGTTCACATGGCCGCGCTGCCCGGAACGTCCCTCGAAGAATCCCTGCGAATTGGCCGCGAAGTAACAGCGGAACTTTTGAAAAATCCGCACATCCGGTCGGTGTCGCAGCAAGCAGGCCGGGCCGAGCAGGGCGAGGATACATGGGGAACTCATTACAGCGAACTGCACGTTGATTTGCAGCCGTTGAGCGGAGAGGAAGCGGAAGGCGTGATGGGGGAGATTCGGCAGGCGTTGGGAAAATTTCCGGGACTCACATTCAAAATCCTGCCGTTCCTCGCCGAGCGCATGGAGGAAACGATCTCTGGTGCGACCGCCCAATTCGTCATCAACATTTTCGGGGACGACCTGGATGTGCTCGACCAAAAGGCAATCGAGATTCGTCAGGTCGTCGCTCAAGTGGCCGGCGCGGTGGACGTGGAAATGGAATCGCAGCCCGGTTTGCAGGAAACCGTCGCGCGCCTGCGGCCGGAACGATTGCTGCAACTCGGCTTCCGTCCGGTGGAGGTGATGGACGCGATCCAAACCGCGTATCAAGGCACGGTCGTGGCCCAGACTTACGATGCGAACAAGGTTTTTGACGTGGCCGTGATTCTTCATCCTGCCAGCCGCAAGAGCGCCACGACCCTCGGCGCGCTCATGCTGCGCAACGCAGACGGCTTGCGCGTGCCATTGCGGGAATTGGCCGAGATTTATTCCGGCAACAGCCGTTACGTGGTGTCGCATGACGGCGCGCGCCGCCGCCAGCAGGTGACTTGCAATATCGCCGCTGGCGACGCCGCGGCCTTTGCCAAACAAGTTAAAGAGCAGATAACCAGAAAGGTTTCCCTGCCGCCAGGCGTCTATTTGGTTTACACCGGATCAGCCGAAGCGCAAAGTCAGGCGCGTCGCGACCTGCTCATCCATTCCGTCATCGCGGCCGTGGGCATTGTGCTATTGCTTGCCATTGAGTTTGGAACGGCGCGAAACCTTTCGTTGATTCTGGCCAACCTGCCGTTCGCTTTGGTCGGCGGCGTGCTGGCCGTGTTTGCCAGCGGCGGATTGCTCTCCATCGGTTCATTGGTTGGGTTTGTGACCTTGTTCGGCATCACGATGCGCAATTCGATTATGATGGTTTCGCACTTTGAGCATCTGGTGCAAAAGGAGGGAATGACCTGGGGACTCGACGCAGTCAGTCGCGGCGCGTCGGAACGGTTGCTCCCGATTTTGATGACGGCGCTCGTTACCGCGCTTGGATTGTTTCCTCTCGCCATCGGCGCGGGCGAAGCCGGACGGGAAATCGAAGGACCGATGGCAATCGTCATCCTCGGCGGACTGCTGACTTCAACCGTGTTGAATCTGCTGGTGCTGCCAACGTTGGCGCTTCGGTACGGAAGGTTTGAAAAGAATCAAGTGTAA
- a CDS encoding TolC family protein has product MGKETFPVYPWQFIIIVGLLTGCAHFQSRPLSPAETTANLQARSLDNPDLKQFLEKYLRKEPITWPLPSWDLNALTVAAFYYHPDLDVARAKWSGARAALITGGERPNPSVSLSPAYDTTTPPPWILGLSFDIPVETAGKRGYRIAQARHLSEAARLNLAATAWQVRSRVRRSLLELYAARESESAQRQQADAQTKIVGLLEKQVEAGAASPIELTQARINLNTTRLALQDAQRQNAEARVQLADALGLPARALNDVELSFAGLNEFPKDLMTSEVRRQAALNRTDILGALAEYAASQAALQLEIAKQYPDLHLGPGYQLDQTDNKWSLGVTLTLPVLNQNQGAIAESKARREEAAARFVSVQAKALGEIDRAVAGYQAAREQAATAEALLADLKRRRNATQAMLDAGEVDNLTIAAAQAELSAGSLARLNSLVKAQQALAALEDAVQSPLSAAGAQAWENNPRLSNDPTLKPK; this is encoded by the coding sequence ATGGGCAAAGAAACATTTCCCGTGTACCCTTGGCAATTCATCATCATAGTCGGACTGTTGACTGGCTGCGCTCATTTCCAGTCGCGACCCTTATCTCCAGCCGAGACAACGGCAAACCTGCAAGCACGCTCGCTCGACAATCCTGACTTAAAACAATTCCTCGAAAAATATCTCCGCAAGGAGCCGATCACCTGGCCGCTCCCGTCGTGGGATTTGAATGCACTCACGGTGGCGGCGTTCTACTACCATCCCGATCTCGATGTCGCGCGGGCGAAATGGAGCGGAGCGAGAGCCGCGCTCATCACCGGTGGCGAGCGGCCAAATCCGAGCGTCAGTCTTTCACCAGCGTATGACACAACAACTCCGCCGCCGTGGATTCTCGGCTTGAGTTTCGACATTCCTGTCGAGACGGCAGGCAAGCGCGGCTATCGCATCGCGCAGGCGCGGCATTTGTCCGAAGCCGCGCGGCTGAATCTCGCCGCCACCGCGTGGCAGGTTCGCAGCCGCGTGCGCCGAAGTTTGCTGGAACTTTACGCCGCACGCGAAAGCGAATCGGCACAGAGGCAACAAGCCGACGCGCAGACGAAAATCGTCGGGCTTCTTGAAAAGCAGGTTGAAGCCGGGGCTGCTTCTCCAATCGAACTCACGCAAGCCCGCATCAATCTCAACACCACGCGATTGGCGTTGCAGGATGCACAGCGACAGAACGCTGAAGCCCGCGTTCAACTGGCCGACGCACTCGGTTTGCCGGCCCGCGCGTTGAATGACGTGGAGCTTTCATTCGCGGGCTTGAATGAGTTTCCAAAAGATTTGATGACTTCCGAAGTCCGCCGCCAGGCCGCTCTAAATCGCACCGACATTCTCGGCGCGCTGGCGGAATACGCCGCAAGCCAGGCCGCGTTGCAGCTTGAGATCGCGAAGCAATACCCGGATTTGCACCTTGGCCCGGGTTATCAACTCGATCAGACGGACAACAAATGGTCGCTCGGCGTCACGCTCACATTGCCGGTGTTGAATCAAAATCAGGGAGCGATTGCCGAATCCAAGGCGCGTCGCGAAGAAGCCGCTGCGCGGTTCGTTTCCGTGCAAGCGAAAGCACTCGGCGAAATTGACCGCGCGGTGGCTGGTTATCAGGCCGCGCGTGAGCAAGCCGCCACTGCCGAAGCGCTGCTCGCGGATTTGAAAAGGCGACGGAACGCCACGCAAGCAATGCTCGACGCGGGGGAAGTGGACAATCTCACCATTGCCGCCGCTCAAGCCGAACTCAGCGCGGGTTCGCTCGCGCGATTGAACTCGCTGGTGAAGGCGCAGCAAGCGCTCGCGGCGCTGGAAGACGCCGTGCAAAGTCCGTTGTCCGCTGCCGGCGCACAAGCCTGGGAGAACAACCCCCGCCTTTCAAACGATCCAACTCTAAAACCAAAATGA
- a CDS encoding efflux RND transporter periplasmic adaptor subunit, with protein sequence MKKPFTKLLAVVLSTVAFVGCKPGGQEENDKVVTEVAVQVGKLTRATLHRYVTAYGIVEPEPARDGKPSAGARLAPPVAGIVAEVNCAEGQRVEKGTVLFRLDSRPVDVAVQFAKQTYERQKKLLPVGGTSQKALQEAEQQLAAARAQQALLRIEAPLAGVITRVNARPGEAADLTSVLGELVDTARLVATASVPAGEMDGLKAGQSVEFINEGKPLTARGAVAFISPQVDTKTGAALLRASVPANAGLRPGQYVNLRIVSEERAGRLAVPVESVVTDVEGHSVIALVEGDKATQKSVKAGLRDGGLVEVEGEGLKEGDTVVTVGAYGLPKETKVRVVKP encoded by the coding sequence ATGAAGAAACCATTCACCAAACTACTTGCAGTTGTGCTGAGCACCGTTGCTTTCGTCGGTTGCAAACCCGGTGGGCAGGAGGAGAACGACAAGGTCGTCACAGAGGTTGCCGTGCAAGTCGGCAAATTGACGCGCGCCACGCTGCACCGGTATGTCACGGCCTACGGCATCGTGGAACCAGAACCGGCGCGTGACGGCAAACCCAGCGCGGGCGCGCGGCTCGCTCCGCCGGTGGCGGGCATCGTCGCGGAAGTGAACTGCGCCGAAGGTCAGCGCGTTGAAAAAGGTACGGTGTTGTTTCGCCTCGACAGCCGGCCCGTTGACGTAGCGGTTCAATTCGCGAAACAGACTTACGAGCGACAGAAAAAACTTCTGCCCGTCGGCGGCACGTCGCAGAAAGCGCTTCAGGAGGCCGAACAACAACTCGCCGCGGCGCGCGCGCAACAAGCGTTGCTGAGAATCGAAGCGCCGTTAGCCGGTGTCATCACTCGCGTCAACGCCCGCCCCGGTGAAGCCGCGGACCTGACGAGCGTTCTCGGCGAACTGGTGGACACCGCACGGCTCGTCGCCACCGCCAGTGTACCCGCCGGTGAAATGGACGGACTAAAGGCCGGACAATCCGTCGAGTTCATCAACGAGGGCAAGCCACTAACCGCCCGTGGCGCGGTAGCGTTTATCAGCCCACAAGTTGACACGAAGACGGGCGCGGCGTTGCTGCGTGCGTCTGTGCCGGCGAACGCGGGCTTGCGTCCCGGCCAATACGTCAATCTCCGCATCGTAAGCGAAGAACGCGCCGGAAGGCTGGCCGTGCCGGTCGAGAGTGTGGTCACCGATGTCGAAGGCCACAGCGTCATTGCTTTGGTTGAAGGAGACAAAGCCACACAGAAATCAGTGAAGGCCGGCCTGCGCGATGGCGGTTTGGTTGAGGTTGAGGGCGAAGGATTGAAGGAGGGTGACACGGTGGTGACCGTCGGTGCTTATGGTTTGCCCAAGGAGACGAAGGTGAGGGTGGTCAAACCCTGA